Proteins encoded in a region of the Prunus persica cultivar Lovell chromosome G4, Prunus_persica_NCBIv2, whole genome shotgun sequence genome:
- the LOC18780875 gene encoding MDIS1-interacting receptor like kinase 2, which yields MTYLLYCLACLISYVQLFSSPNTAFASSLEADALLRWKASFQNQTKNNLTSWAYYPKANTIPCNVWTGISCNTAASVNRINLTNSGIQGTLYEFPFLSLPNLEYIDLSLNQLFGAIPSQISSLSKLIYLDLSYNNLSGKIPPEIGLLNNLQVLHLFENQLNGSIPREIGQLKFLNELSLETNNLQGPIPASFGNLSNLEGLYMQENYLTGAIPPSFGNLEHLTTIYLYNNQLSGSLPSEIGNLKSLVELCIDNNNLSGPIPSSLGDLTNLTHLYLYKNNLSGTIPKEIGNLKSIVDLELGQNQLNGSIPTSLGDLSNLEILFLRANKLSGSIPQEMENLTNNFSGYLPQKICQGGSLENFTAHTNHLIGPIPKSLKTCKSLVRVRLEGNQLTGNISEDFGAYPNLQFIDLSHNKLHGELSQLWGQCPQLATLRIAGNNLTGGIPPEISHATQIHELDLSSNSLVGVIPKDFRRLTSLMKLMLNGNQLWGPIPSEFGSLTDFEYLDLSTNKFNESIPGIFGELLQLHYLNLSNNKFSQEIPFQLGKLVHMSQLDLSHNSLEGKIPSEMSSMRSLETLKLSHNNLTGLIPTSFDAMHGLNDIDISYNQLQGPIPNNKAFQNAQMEGNNGLCGNVGGLKPCNHSVEHKHTSRKAFLIIFPILGTLLLAFLAFVLIGRRSRRKQEQEIEQSNMHESFFSISNFDGRKMYGEIMEATNGFDVIHCIGKGGQGSVYKAKLPSGSIVAVKKFHQTLDGEEASRKEFLNEIRALTQIRHRNIVKFLGFCSSAHHSFLVYEYLETGSLAAILSNENEAKKLDWSTRVRIVKGVAHALCYMHHDCSPPIVHRDITSSNILLHCDYEPCVSDFVTAKLLNPDSSNWTALAGTYGYVAPELAYTMKVTEKCDVYSFGVLSLEVIMGKQLGDFVSSFSFPSTTYANILLKDVLDQRLPPPTPQVLDELITIARLSIACRHSHPQSRPTMHMVSKVLSFQPASSSRGPDDTTLEQLIKI from the exons atgacaTATTTATTATACTGTCTAGCTTGCCTTATCTCGTATGTCCAGCTGTTCTCATCACCAAACACTgcttttgcttcttctcttgAAGCAGATGCTCTTCTCAGATGGAAAGCTAGctttcaaaatcaaaccaagAATAATCTGACCTCATGGGCTTACTATCCAAAAGCAAATACAATTCCATGCAACGTTTGGACTGGTATTTCATGCAACACTGCTGCAAGTGTCAACAGGATCAACCTCACCAATTCTGGGATACAAGGTACGCTATATGAATTTCCATTCCTTTCCCTCCCTAATCTCGAATACATTGACCTCAGCTTGAACCAACTCTTTGGTGCGATCCCATCTCAGATCAGTTCCCTCTCCAAACTCATCTATCTTGACCTTTCTTATAATAATTTGTCTGGGAAAATCCCACCAGAAATTGGTCTTCTCAATAATCTTCAAGTCCTGCACCTATTTGAGAACCAATTAAATGGCTCAATCCCTCGAGAAATCGGTCAGCTTAAGTTTCTTAATGAGCTTTCTCTGGAAACCAACAATCTACAAGGTCCAATTCCAGCTTCTTTTGGTAACCTTTCCAATTTAGAAGGGTTGTACATGCAGGAAAACTATTTAACAGGTGCCATtcctccaagttttggaaatttAGAACACCTGACCACGATTTACTTGTACAACAATCAACTTTCTGGTTCTCTCCCTTCAGAAATAGGAAATTTGAAGTCTCTAGTGGAATTATGCATTGATAATAACAATCTATCTGGTCCAATCCCGTCATCATTAGGTGATCTAACAAACCTTACCCATCTCTATCTCTATAAAAATAATCTTTCCGGAACAATTCCAAAAGAGATAGGGAATTTGAAATCTATTGTGGATCTAGAGTTGGGCCAGAATCAACTCAATGGTTCCATCCCCACTTCACTTGGTGACTTGAGCAACCTAGAAATCTTATTCCTACGCGCTAACAAACTTTCTGGCTCCATCCCCCAAGAGATGGAGAATCTCACTAACAACTTTTCTGGTTATTTGCCCCAAAAAATTTGCCAAGGCGGATCACTAGAAAACTTTACAGCACACACCAACCATTTGATAGGTCCAATCCCCAAAAGCTTGAAAACTTGCAAGAGCTTAGTGAGAGTTCGTCTTGAAGGGAACCAACTGACAGGAAATATATCTGAAGACTTTGGTGCCTATCCAAATCTTCAATTCATTGACCTGAGCCACAATAAGTTGCACGGTGAACTCTCACAGCTCTGGGGACAGTGTCCGCAATTAGCAACACTACGAATTGCGGGGAACAACCTTACTGGTGGTATACCACCTGAGATTAGCCATGCAACCCAAATTCATGAACTGGATCTTTCTTCCAATAGTTTAGTAGGGGTGATTCCCAAGGACTTTAGGAGATTGACttctttgatgaaattgatgtTGAATGGCAATCAACTTTGGGGTCCTATTCCCTCAGAATTTGGATCGTTGACGGATTTTGAATATCTTGACTTGTCCACCAACAAATTCAATGAGTCAATTCCAGGCATTTTTGGTGAGTTGCTCCAATTACACTATTTGAATTTGAGCAATAACAAGTTCAGTCAAGAAATTCCGTTTCAGTTGGGGAAGTTAGTTCATATGTCCCAACTTGATCTAAGTCACAACTCACTTGAGGGCAAGATACCATCAGAAATGAGCAGTATGCGAAGCTTGGAAACGTTGAAACTTTCCCACAATAATCTTACCGGTCTCATTCCAACAAGTTTTGATGCAATGCATGGCTTGAATGACATCGACATATCCTACAATCAACTGCAGGGTCCAATCCCCAACAACAAAGCATTTCAAAATGCTCAAATGGAAGGGAATAACGGATTGTGTGGCAACGTTGGAGGACTAAAACCCTGCAATCATTCTGTGGAGCATAAGCATACCTCAAGGAAGGCGTTCTTAATCATTTTCCCTATCTTGGGAACACTTTTACTTGCTTTCCTGGCATTTGTTTtgattggaagaagaagtagaagaaaGCAAGAACAGGAAATCGAGCAGAGCAATATGCATGAAAGCTTTTTCTCAATATCTAATTTTGACGGAAGAAAAATGTATGGAGAAATCATGGAAGCAACCAATGGTTTTGATGTCATTCATTGCATCGGGAAGGGAGGACAGGGAAGCGTCTACAAGGCAAAGCTCCCATCAGGCAGCATTGTTGCAGTGAAGAAATTCCATCAAACACTTGATGGTGAGGAGGCATCTCGGAAGGAGTTCCTTAATGAAATAAGGGCATTAACTCAGATACGACACCGAAACATTGTGAAGTTTCTTGGCTTTTGTTCAAGTGCCCATCACTCGTTTTTGGTCTATGAGTATTTGGAAACAGGTAGCTTGGCTGCAATCTTGAGCAACGAGAATGAAGCTAAAAAATTGGACTGGAGCACAAGGGTGAGAATTGTAAAAGGTGTTGCTCATGCGTTGTGTTATATGCATCATGATTGCTCACCACCAATTGTGCATAGAGACATAACAAGCAGCAACATTTTGCTGCACTGTGACTATGAGCCTTGTGTTTCTGACTTCGTTACTGCTAAGCTTTTGAATCCAGACTCGTCGAATTGGACTGCTCTTGCAGGCACATATGGATATGTAGCACCAG AGCTGGCTTACACAATGAAGGTAACAGAGAAATGTGATGTTTATAGCTTTGGAGTGCTGTCACTGGAAGTGATTATGGGAAAGCAGCTAGGCGATTTTGTCTCCTCCTTTTCGTTTCCATCCACCACCTATGCAAACATATTGCTCAAGGATGTACTGGACCAACGCCTTCCCCCTCCAACGCCTCAAGTTCTAGATGAACTCATAACCATTGCAAGGCTATCAATTGCATGCAGACATTCCCATCCACAATCCAGGCCAACAATGCACATGGTTTCTAAGGTATTATCGTTCCAACCGGCTTCTTCCAGTAGAGGACCAGACGATACTACACTTGAACAACTCATTAAGATCTGA